One stretch of Dyella jiangningensis DNA includes these proteins:
- a CDS encoding VirK/YbjX family protein, whose product MNERNLLPGEDPLDADLVFAASGCAYAAQRSLERELYLARPERPQVAGQRETAARDGAHASLWWRSLRGRSDWVGHAGQRAVMAAKYLVRAASLPVRHQRYLAFLASHPLLRACVAGDPRLLERHLHRFIHRGWHRAMRLRGVQNHYRLLLQRWPESLFESVYVHGRATLGELKLKDDSVLKLHLRPPIHMGCEGELSIELGDTDGRALYRLVLTVIDENTMAIGCIQGPDGEQAREHVRVLTRQMHGMRPKQLLLELAYALAGQCGIRHILGISNDAHPLHGRARFMADYDAFWCEQGGCSSGDGWFVLPPALHHRSEAEVESKHRAAFRRRAELRWQAVRLLTGALRPVPWWRDTPVADAAVESTSPLPDVPEEA is encoded by the coding sequence TTGAACGAACGGAATCTTCTGCCGGGGGAGGACCCCCTGGACGCCGACCTGGTGTTCGCGGCTAGCGGTTGCGCCTACGCGGCGCAACGTTCCCTGGAGCGCGAACTGTACCTGGCGAGGCCCGAGCGCCCGCAGGTGGCTGGACAACGGGAGACCGCCGCCAGGGATGGCGCCCATGCCTCGCTGTGGTGGCGCTCCTTGCGCGGCCGCAGCGATTGGGTGGGGCACGCGGGCCAGCGCGCCGTGATGGCCGCGAAATACCTGGTGCGCGCCGCCAGCCTGCCGGTGCGGCATCAACGCTACCTCGCGTTCCTCGCTTCGCATCCGCTGCTGCGCGCCTGCGTGGCCGGCGATCCGCGGCTGCTGGAGCGTCACCTGCATCGCTTCATCCACCGGGGCTGGCACCGCGCGATGCGCCTGCGCGGCGTGCAGAACCATTACCGCCTACTGCTGCAGCGCTGGCCCGAGTCGTTGTTCGAGTCGGTCTACGTCCATGGTCGCGCCACGTTGGGCGAGCTGAAGCTCAAGGACGACAGCGTGCTGAAGCTCCACCTGCGCCCGCCGATCCACATGGGGTGCGAGGGCGAGCTGTCGATCGAGCTGGGCGATACGGACGGCCGTGCGCTGTATCGCCTGGTGCTGACCGTGATCGACGAGAACACCATGGCCATCGGCTGCATCCAGGGACCGGATGGCGAACAGGCGCGCGAGCACGTGCGTGTACTCACGCGGCAGATGCACGGGATGCGACCCAAGCAGCTGCTGCTTGAGCTGGCCTATGCGCTGGCTGGACAGTGCGGCATCCGCCATATCCTGGGCATCAGCAACGACGCGCATCCGCTGCACGGTCGCGCGCGCTTCATGGCCGATTACGACGCGTTCTGGTGCGAGCAGGGTGGCTGTTCCAGCGGCGACGGCTGGTTCGTGCTGCCGCCGGCGTTGCATCACCGCAGCGAAGCCGAGGTCGAAAGCAAGCACCGCGCCGCGTTCCGGCGTCGTGCGGAACTGCGTTGGCAGGCGGTGCGTCTTTTGACCGGCGCGCTGCGGCCGGTGCCGTGGTGGCGCGACACGCCCGTGGCGGATGCGGCGGTAGAATCGACGTCTCCGCTTCCGGACGTGCCCGAGGAAGCCTAG
- a CDS encoding RNA polymerase sigma factor, with product MRIATLFREHNRALVAFLQCRLHSLSDAQEVAQEAYMRLVALERPEQVDSLRAYLYRVASNLAVDRLRMRKVRDDNPIRPPDEDLHLAPIPERHAAATGQLHALQSALRELPAKTGRAFVMHVIDGCEIGVIARAMKISERMVRYHVANALAHCRARVDEPETP from the coding sequence TTGCGCATCGCGACGCTGTTCCGCGAGCACAATCGCGCGCTGGTGGCCTTCCTGCAGTGCCGCCTTCATTCACTCTCCGACGCGCAGGAAGTCGCGCAGGAGGCTTATATGCGCCTGGTTGCCCTGGAGCGTCCCGAGCAGGTCGATTCGCTGCGCGCGTACCTCTATCGCGTCGCGTCCAATCTCGCAGTCGACCGCCTGCGCATGCGCAAGGTGCGCGACGACAACCCGATCCGGCCGCCCGACGAGGACCTGCACCTTGCGCCGATCCCCGAGCGTCACGCGGCGGCGACCGGCCAACTGCACGCCCTGCAGAGCGCGCTGCGCGAACTGCCGGCAAAGACGGGCCGAGCCTTCGTCATGCATGTCATCGATGGCTGCGAGATCGGCGTTATCGCGCGGGCGATGAAGATCAGCGAGCGCATGGTGCGCTATCACGTGGCCAACGCTCTGGCGCATTGCCGGGCGCGGGTGGATGAACCGGAGACGCCATGA
- a CDS encoding FecR family protein, with the protein MMANTSNQQNLRVAADWWVRLRDAKAGEQTTQQWLAWIDEDAAHLDAFERVTDLAARLGALDDVSHATLMAEFAPAVVSRRWWPLGAAAAAVLLVAGGMLGWSMLGQSSEPQLYTSEIGAQTDVTLEDGSRVALGGATRLTTRFSRSHREVDLAEGEAYFEVVHNASRPFVVHAGKLRIEDIGTAFDVRRTGDHVTISMAEGRVRIEDSASGQGRSLEAVAGQAVSYDPSRSALSMATTDPAQAAAWRHARLEFDNEPLSVVVANINRYRTHPVRIADAGLQSMTFTGTVKTNAIDDWLQALPQVLPLTVSEIGGQTVLSDTRGRHGAG; encoded by the coding sequence ATGATGGCCAACACTTCGAATCAACAGAATCTCCGCGTCGCCGCCGATTGGTGGGTGCGGTTGCGCGACGCCAAGGCGGGCGAGCAGACGACGCAACAGTGGCTGGCATGGATCGACGAGGACGCCGCGCACCTGGACGCGTTCGAGCGTGTCACCGATCTGGCGGCTCGGCTGGGTGCGCTGGATGACGTTTCGCACGCGACCCTGATGGCCGAATTCGCACCGGCCGTCGTGTCGCGGCGGTGGTGGCCTCTGGGTGCCGCCGCCGCGGCCGTGCTGCTGGTCGCGGGCGGCATGCTCGGCTGGTCAATGCTGGGGCAGTCTTCCGAGCCGCAGCTGTATACCAGCGAGATCGGCGCGCAAACCGATGTCACGCTGGAAGACGGCTCGCGCGTGGCGCTGGGCGGCGCCACCCGGCTCACTACGCGCTTCAGCCGCAGCCATCGCGAAGTGGACCTCGCCGAGGGCGAGGCGTATTTCGAGGTCGTGCACAACGCCAGCCGTCCCTTCGTGGTTCACGCCGGCAAGCTGCGCATCGAAGACATCGGTACGGCATTCGACGTCCGCCGCACCGGCGACCACGTCACCATCAGCATGGCCGAAGGGCGCGTGCGCATCGAGGACAGTGCTTCGGGCCAGGGACGCAGCCTCGAAGCCGTGGCGGGCCAGGCCGTTTCGTACGATCCATCGCGTTCCGCGCTCAGCATGGCCACCACCGATCCCGCGCAGGCGGCCGCATGGCGTCATGCGCGACTGGAGTTCGACAACGAGCCGTTGTCGGTGGTGGTGGCCAACATCAACCGCTATCGCACGCACCCGGTGCGCATCGCCGATGCGGGCCTGCAGTCGATGACCTTCACCGGTACGGTGAAGACCAACGCCATCGACGACTGGCTGCAGGCGTTGCCACAGGTGCTTCCGCTGACCGTCAGTGAAATAGGTGGCCAAACGGTGCTCTCGGATACGCGGGGCAGGCACGGCGCCGGCTGA
- a CDS encoding TonB-dependent siderophore receptor: MKACVKLLLSGSLVMSANLAMPGAAFAAARMVDDDAHAVFAIPAQPLATALIAFGKQANVQVLTSGCAIARFRSPGVSGAMTPQAALERLLQGTGLEYSFTQAGTVVVKPREKPDARTTADTSKALSTATDLMPVEAFALVGRDVGFMGSSNSMAARNDADLIDVPQSVSVVTRGLMDSQQLLTVADAVRNVAGVQYVEGSDGLPLFQIRGFYTGNGLTDGMPNSIAGSGDFPPLIGVQRVEVLKGPQSVLGDTTGSNFGGLVNVTIKQPQSEPVQQLSAMVGEQGQLQAGLDMAGPLGHTPGLTYRLVLSGDYGYRSPQGYLNRRSAYIAPAFGWRGDTTDLVVGMQRILNRLPIPDHVVLLGDTLSTASPDGILPGNPRDFANYQTDRLYYLLDQQLGSNWTWRSRGQYVRQRNNQHSWTLYNPMTNGDATAVAEAYRYDDTYYSLQNDLIRTFDTGSLQHTVTLGADYARSRIGHSDDYVHPYDDGTYNLFSSRQLPIVASVIQPQDNAPLGGTPWSVDSGLFLQDQLSWGEHWEMLLALRRAAYEVSTEDVEGNPWTPRRTKWVPNIGLVYKLTPDIALYSGTSNGFQPVSYLGENGRPLVPALSRQLEAGAKFNLFHERARLTVSLYRITLDHSYLLVDEQPPNFATFGPGQTNKGVEVEFAGEVAPGLDLSSSYTNALISNHDGSLPTGAPRQRFNLWASYGFQGGALRGWGVAGGVMARGRSLGQSLDYATYYTTPGQAEVDANVSYRAARWSVTFGVKNLFARRLIADDFNETFVPLRTRRSYLLSGSYDF; encoded by the coding sequence ATGAAGGCGTGCGTAAAGCTGCTGCTGTCGGGCAGCCTGGTGATGTCGGCGAACCTGGCCATGCCAGGCGCTGCCTTCGCCGCCGCACGCATGGTGGATGACGATGCGCACGCTGTCTTCGCCATACCGGCACAGCCTCTCGCCACCGCGCTGATCGCTTTCGGCAAGCAGGCCAACGTGCAGGTGCTGACCTCGGGCTGCGCGATCGCACGCTTTCGCTCGCCGGGCGTCAGCGGTGCGATGACGCCACAGGCCGCGCTCGAGCGCCTGCTGCAGGGCACCGGCCTCGAGTACAGCTTCACGCAGGCGGGCACGGTGGTGGTGAAGCCGCGCGAGAAGCCCGACGCACGCACCACCGCCGATACGTCCAAGGCCCTGTCGACCGCCACCGACCTGATGCCGGTGGAGGCCTTTGCGCTGGTGGGGCGCGACGTGGGTTTCATGGGCTCGTCCAACAGCATGGCGGCGCGCAACGACGCCGACCTGATCGACGTGCCGCAGTCGGTCAGCGTGGTGACGCGCGGACTGATGGACTCGCAGCAGCTGCTCACCGTGGCCGATGCGGTGCGCAACGTGGCGGGCGTGCAATACGTCGAAGGCTCCGACGGCCTGCCGTTGTTCCAGATCCGCGGCTTCTATACCGGCAACGGACTCACCGACGGCATGCCCAACAGCATCGCGGGTTCGGGCGACTTTCCGCCGCTGATCGGCGTGCAGCGCGTCGAAGTGCTCAAGGGTCCGCAGTCCGTGCTGGGCGACACCACCGGCAGCAATTTCGGCGGCCTGGTGAACGTCACCATCAAGCAGCCGCAGAGCGAACCGGTGCAGCAGTTGAGCGCCATGGTCGGCGAACAAGGCCAGTTGCAGGCGGGCCTGGACATGGCCGGTCCACTGGGCCACACGCCGGGGCTGACCTATCGCCTCGTGCTGTCGGGCGACTATGGCTATCGCTCGCCGCAGGGTTATCTCAACCGGCGCAGTGCCTATATCGCGCCCGCCTTCGGGTGGCGCGGCGACACCACGGATCTCGTGGTCGGCATGCAGCGCATCCTCAATCGCCTGCCGATTCCCGATCACGTCGTGCTGCTGGGCGATACCCTGTCCACGGCGTCGCCCGACGGCATCTTGCCGGGCAATCCGCGCGACTTCGCCAACTATCAGACCGACCGCCTCTACTACCTGCTCGACCAGCAGCTCGGCAGCAACTGGACATGGCGCAGTCGCGGCCAGTACGTGCGCCAGCGAAACAACCAGCACAGTTGGACGCTATACAACCCGATGACCAATGGCGACGCCACGGCGGTCGCCGAGGCGTATCGCTACGACGATACCTACTACTCGCTGCAGAACGACCTGATCCGCACCTTCGACACGGGGTCGCTGCAGCACACGGTGACGCTGGGCGCCGACTATGCGCGCTCGCGCATCGGCCATTCCGACGACTACGTCCACCCCTACGACGACGGCACGTACAACCTGTTCAGCAGCCGCCAGCTGCCGATCGTCGCGTCGGTGATCCAGCCGCAGGACAACGCGCCGCTCGGCGGCACGCCATGGTCGGTGGACAGCGGCCTGTTCCTGCAGGACCAGCTCAGCTGGGGCGAACACTGGGAGATGCTGCTGGCGCTGCGCCGTGCCGCGTACGAGGTGTCGACCGAGGACGTCGAAGGCAACCCGTGGACGCCGCGCCGCACCAAGTGGGTGCCGAACATCGGCCTGGTCTACAAGCTCACGCCGGACATCGCCTTGTACAGCGGCACCTCGAACGGTTTCCAGCCGGTGTCCTACCTCGGCGAAAACGGCCGCCCCCTGGTGCCGGCGCTTTCGAGGCAGCTGGAAGCGGGTGCCAAGTTCAACCTGTTCCATGAGCGCGCGCGACTCACCGTGTCGCTGTATCGCATCACGCTCGACCACAGCTACCTGCTGGTCGACGAGCAGCCACCCAATTTCGCCACCTTCGGGCCCGGCCAGACCAACAAGGGCGTGGAAGTGGAGTTCGCGGGCGAAGTGGCGCCTGGCCTGGACCTCAGCAGCAGCTACACGAACGCGCTGATCAGCAATCACGATGGCTCGTTGCCCACCGGTGCGCCGCGCCAGCGCTTCAACCTGTGGGCGAGCTACGGGTTCCAGGGCGGCGCGTTGCGCGGCTGGGGCGTGGCCGGCGGTGTGATGGCGCGCGGGCGTTCGCTCGGGCAGAGCCTGGACTACGCCACCTACTACACCACGCCGGGCCAGGCCGAAGTGGACGCCAATGTTTCCTATCGCGCGGCCCGATGGAGCGTGACGTTCGGTGTGAAGAATCTTTTCGCACGCCGCCTGATTGCCGACGACTTCAACGAAACGTTCGTGCCGCTGCGTACGCGGCGCAGCTACCTGTTGTCGGGCAGCTACGACTTCTGA
- a CDS encoding LTA synthase family protein, with the protein MTMSATPSTPSARSLAFRLAYIACLAVVFTLATGLVDSGAGVGSAQAFAQPIFPIANALPGLLLATLLLVLSRRPLLSFGIAFVMEALIYAVNALKVSNLNTPLMPADFRMLGQLRRGGLKLLGSYLPASPWPYLALLVAVGIIVLAWRKEDPLFARRTRGRRLACGTALVLLLGTLLAGMPGWTKIYGNRHLWLEPWSAQATAEHSGLVSSLVMFHLHQGHARKKPDAAAAQQLIERADPDLRQRLQAATTNQGERPDIVVVQSESFFDPSIMKGYENTDLTPNLHRLATQGESGALHVPTYGGGTIRTEFEVLTGLSLRYFDDLQFPYLQMNHKVVPSLVRTLRSHGYETIALHGNDPGFWNRNTAFRAIGFDRFVSRSSFPTNAAMDGQYMADSAMTDEIMAQLKNAGPPQLLFAISIEAHGPYDVPPADAAKRDAIPVPEGITGKNKLELQNYLYHMQHADQELGRLAELLAHRERPTLLLFYGDHLPALTDTYNITGFVDGKDMLSQAGVWLLVDPRNPTEPKRESLASWMLPGRLLEQAGVRDDAYFALTQVIAPQLAVLTRAPGAPPASEDHDEQTADQDMANVALLRMKGKLDALLPHAEVQTAQMTGVQPDSFEQAEPAGVRQ; encoded by the coding sequence ATGACGATGTCTGCAACTCCCTCTACACCGTCGGCGCGCTCCCTCGCCTTTCGCCTGGCGTACATTGCGTGCCTGGCGGTCGTCTTCACCCTCGCGACTGGGCTAGTCGATAGCGGCGCCGGCGTGGGTTCCGCGCAGGCATTCGCCCAGCCGATCTTCCCGATCGCCAACGCCCTGCCCGGCCTGCTGCTGGCCACGCTGCTGCTGGTGCTGTCGCGGCGCCCCCTGCTCTCCTTCGGCATCGCCTTCGTGATGGAAGCGCTGATCTATGCGGTCAACGCGCTCAAGGTGAGCAATCTCAACACGCCCCTGATGCCCGCGGACTTCCGCATGCTGGGGCAGCTGCGCCGCGGCGGCCTCAAGCTGCTGGGCAGCTATCTGCCGGCCAGTCCGTGGCCGTATCTGGCGCTGCTGGTGGCGGTGGGCATCATCGTGCTCGCCTGGCGCAAGGAAGATCCGCTGTTCGCGCGTCGCACGCGCGGCCGGCGCCTCGCCTGCGGCACGGCGCTGGTGCTGCTGCTGGGCACGCTGCTGGCCGGCATGCCGGGCTGGACCAAGATCTACGGCAACCGTCACCTGTGGCTGGAACCGTGGTCCGCCCAGGCCACGGCCGAACATTCCGGACTGGTCAGCTCGCTGGTGATGTTCCATCTGCACCAGGGGCATGCCCGCAAGAAGCCCGATGCGGCGGCCGCGCAGCAGCTGATCGAGCGCGCGGATCCGGACCTGCGCCAACGCCTGCAGGCCGCCACCACGAACCAGGGCGAGCGTCCGGACATCGTCGTGGTGCAGAGCGAGTCGTTCTTCGATCCGTCGATCATGAAGGGTTACGAGAACACCGACCTCACGCCAAACCTGCACCGCCTTGCGACGCAGGGCGAGAGCGGCGCCCTGCACGTGCCCACCTACGGCGGCGGTACCATCCGCACCGAGTTCGAAGTGCTTACCGGCCTTTCGCTGCGCTACTTCGACGACTTGCAGTTCCCGTATCTGCAGATGAACCACAAGGTGGTGCCGAGCCTCGTGCGCACGCTGCGTTCGCACGGCTACGAGACGATCGCCTTGCACGGCAACGACCCGGGCTTCTGGAATCGCAACACGGCCTTCCGCGCGATCGGCTTCGATCGATTCGTCTCGCGCTCGTCCTTCCCCACGAACGCGGCGATGGATGGCCAGTACATGGCCGACAGCGCCATGACCGACGAAATCATGGCGCAGCTGAAGAACGCGGGGCCGCCGCAGCTGCTGTTCGCGATCAGCATCGAGGCGCATGGTCCGTATGACGTGCCGCCCGCCGATGCCGCGAAACGCGATGCGATACCGGTGCCCGAAGGCATCACCGGCAAGAACAAGCTGGAGCTGCAGAACTATCTCTATCACATGCAGCACGCCGACCAGGAACTGGGCCGCCTCGCCGAGCTGCTGGCCCATCGCGAGCGTCCCACCCTGCTGCTGTTCTACGGCGACCACCTGCCTGCGCTCACCGATACCTACAACATCACCGGCTTCGTGGACGGCAAGGACATGCTGAGCCAGGCCGGCGTGTGGTTGCTGGTGGACCCGCGCAATCCGACGGAACCGAAGCGGGAATCGCTCGCGTCGTGGATGCTGCCTGGCCGGCTGCTGGAGCAGGCCGGCGTACGCGACGATGCGTATTTCGCGCTGACCCAGGTGATCGCGCCGCAGCTGGCGGTACTCACCCGCGCGCCGGGCGCACCGCCGGCCAGCGAGGATCACGACGAGCAGACCGCCGACCAGGACATGGCCAACGTCGCCCTGCTGCGCATGAAGGGCAAGCTCGATGCATTGCTGCCGCATGCGGAAGTACAGACTGCCCAGATGACGGGCGTGCAACCCGACAGCTTCGAGCAAGCCGAACCCGCCGGCGTGCGGCAATAG
- the glnE gene encoding bifunctional [glutamate--ammonia ligase]-adenylyl-L-tyrosine phosphorylase/[glutamate--ammonia-ligase] adenylyltransferase translates to MTVPRPQESPALRALIDDRYSELAARCRALGVPLHDDAGVAERIRCTLLASDFAFDVWFRQPHLLAPQGLERLRSGGDASARIDSLKLSEDEAACFTELRQFRHAEALRLVFRDINGLDELPETLSATSVLYEMLLGAALGWSERALAVRYGHSRSHEGELQRMVVMGFGKLGGSELNFSSDIDLVLAYPHGGQSDGTRSLDNSEYFVRLARQLVRLLNEPTVDGICARVDLRLRPFGNAGRLALPFSAMEQYYQSEGRDWERYAWIKARPVAGDRNAGKELQDLLRPFIYRKYLDYTAFAGLREMKSLIDAEVARKDLADNLKLGPGGIREIEFVVQLMQMIRGGREPSLRVRGLLPALTACEARGHISAARARALREAYVFLRRVENRVQMLRDAQTHDIPEDALSRERIALGLGHASWEELEAQLAMHRAHVSEEFAEVLMPEGGRTASAPVEGVALWQRACVETLDAAAMEASGFVPGGEVAEALQKLSQAASVRAMSQRSREQLDRLMPQLLTVARGSVAPVPCLLRLCRLVQAVARRSSYLTLLEEQPAARLRLARLFGESGFLAERVIAQPLLLDDVLDPRIDQLPLKRADISAEIARVLTTLDEREAEAELERINEFKASVAFRLGLAFIDGRADAVATARRLAVLAESIVIAVTALAERELAAQHGRLPGEGSGFAVLGYGSVGGEELGFASDLDLVFVYDTRRSHAMSDGARSLEGSRWYQRLAQRVMNWLTVLTRAGRLYEVDTRLRPDGSKGLLVSSLESFTGYQKSRAWTWEHQALLRARPIAGDAALHAELAAVRREVLAVPRDRASVLREVSSMRQRWRAERDRSDDIQFDIKQGLGGLLDIEFALQGLVLAHASDHPALLNATANAALIEACRNVGLLDGRQAGLLAEAHAVLLHRALACTLDLRSRIAPRDAELERLSVQVQDVSRELGFDF, encoded by the coding sequence ATGACCGTTCCCAGGCCCCAGGAATCCCCGGCGCTGCGTGCGCTGATCGACGACCGCTACAGCGAACTGGCCGCGCGTTGCCGTGCGCTCGGCGTGCCGCTGCATGACGATGCCGGCGTCGCCGAGCGCATCCGTTGCACCCTGCTCGCCAGCGACTTCGCGTTCGACGTATGGTTCCGGCAGCCGCACCTGCTGGCGCCGCAAGGGCTGGAACGGTTGCGTTCGGGCGGCGATGCGAGCGCGCGCATCGATTCGCTGAAGCTGTCCGAGGACGAAGCCGCGTGCTTCACCGAACTGCGACAGTTCCGTCACGCCGAGGCGCTGCGCCTGGTGTTCCGCGACATCAACGGGCTGGACGAACTGCCCGAAACGCTGTCAGCCACCAGCGTGCTGTACGAAATGCTGCTGGGCGCGGCGCTCGGCTGGTCCGAACGTGCGCTGGCGGTGCGCTACGGACACAGCCGCAGCCACGAAGGCGAACTGCAGCGCATGGTGGTGATGGGCTTCGGCAAGCTCGGCGGCAGCGAGCTGAACTTCTCCTCCGACATCGACCTCGTGTTGGCGTATCCGCATGGCGGCCAGAGCGATGGAACGCGTTCGCTCGACAACAGCGAGTACTTCGTGCGCCTCGCGCGCCAGCTGGTACGCCTGCTCAACGAGCCTACCGTCGACGGCATCTGCGCACGCGTGGACCTGCGCCTGCGCCCGTTCGGCAATGCCGGCCGGCTCGCGCTGCCATTCTCGGCGATGGAGCAGTACTACCAGAGCGAAGGACGCGACTGGGAACGCTACGCGTGGATCAAGGCGCGTCCGGTGGCGGGCGATCGCAACGCCGGCAAGGAACTGCAGGATCTGCTGCGGCCTTTCATCTACCGCAAATACCTCGACTACACGGCCTTCGCCGGCCTGCGCGAGATGAAATCGCTGATCGATGCCGAAGTCGCGCGCAAGGATCTGGCCGACAACCTCAAGCTGGGACCAGGCGGCATCCGCGAGATCGAATTCGTGGTGCAGCTGATGCAGATGATCCGCGGCGGCCGCGAGCCCTCGCTGCGCGTGCGCGGCCTGCTGCCGGCACTGACGGCCTGCGAGGCGCGCGGCCACATCAGCGCGGCGCGTGCACGCGCGCTGCGCGAGGCGTATGTATTCCTGCGCCGCGTGGAAAACCGCGTGCAGATGCTGCGCGATGCGCAGACCCACGACATTCCCGAGGACGCGCTCAGTCGCGAACGCATTGCGCTCGGCTTGGGCCATGCCTCGTGGGAGGAACTGGAAGCGCAGCTCGCCATGCATCGCGCGCACGTCAGCGAGGAGTTCGCCGAAGTGCTGATGCCCGAAGGTGGACGGACCGCGAGCGCGCCGGTGGAAGGCGTCGCGCTCTGGCAGCGTGCCTGCGTGGAAACGCTGGACGCCGCTGCGATGGAGGCCTCCGGCTTCGTGCCTGGCGGCGAAGTGGCCGAAGCGCTGCAGAAGCTCTCGCAGGCCGCATCGGTGCGTGCAATGTCCCAGCGTTCGCGCGAGCAGCTTGATCGATTGATGCCGCAGCTGCTGACCGTGGCGCGCGGCAGCGTGGCGCCGGTGCCATGCCTGCTTCGCCTGTGCCGCTTGGTGCAGGCGGTGGCGCGGCGTTCCTCCTACCTCACCCTGCTGGAAGAGCAGCCGGCGGCGCGGTTGCGCCTGGCGCGTCTGTTCGGCGAGAGCGGCTTTCTCGCCGAGCGCGTGATCGCACAACCCTTGCTGCTGGATGACGTGCTTGATCCTCGCATCGATCAGCTGCCGCTCAAGCGCGCGGACATCAGCGCCGAGATCGCCCGTGTGCTGACCACGCTGGATGAGCGCGAAGCCGAGGCGGAGCTCGAGCGGATCAATGAATTCAAGGCCAGCGTGGCGTTTCGCCTGGGTCTTGCCTTCATCGACGGTCGTGCCGACGCAGTGGCCACGGCGCGCCGCCTCGCGGTGCTCGCCGAATCCATCGTGATCGCCGTGACTGCGCTGGCGGAGCGTGAACTTGCCGCGCAGCATGGACGCCTGCCTGGCGAAGGCTCGGGTTTTGCCGTACTCGGCTACGGCAGCGTCGGCGGCGAGGAGTTGGGCTTCGCTTCCGACCTCGACCTGGTATTCGTCTACGACACCAGGCGTTCGCATGCGATGAGCGATGGTGCCCGTTCGCTGGAAGGCTCGCGCTGGTACCAGCGCCTCGCGCAGCGCGTGATGAACTGGCTGACCGTGCTTACCCGCGCGGGACGTCTGTACGAAGTGGATACGCGGTTGCGTCCGGACGGTTCCAAGGGACTCCTGGTGAGCAGCCTCGAGTCGTTCACCGGCTACCAGAAGAGCCGCGCGTGGACGTGGGAACACCAGGCCTTGCTGCGCGCGCGCCCGATCGCTGGTGACGCTGCGCTGCATGCCGAACTCGCCGCGGTACGGCGCGAGGTATTGGCGGTGCCGCGCGATCGTGCATCGGTGCTGCGGGAAGTCAGCAGCATGCGCCAGCGCTGGCGCGCGGAGCGTGACCGTTCGGACGACATCCAGTTCGACATCAAGCAGGGCCTGGGCGGCCTGCTCGATATCGAGTTTGCGCTGCAGGGGCTGGTGCTCGCGCACGCCTCCGACCATCCTGCGTTGCTCAACGCCACCGCCAACGCGGCCTTGATCGAAGCGTGCCGCAACGTGGGCCTGCTCGATGGCCGCCAGGCCGGCCTGCTCGCCGAGGCGCACGCCGTGCTGTTGCACCGCGCGCTCGCCTGCACGCTGGATCTCCGCTCGCGGATCGCTCCGCGTGACGCCGAGCTGGAGCGGTTGTCGGTGCAGGTGCAGGATGTGTCGAGGGAACTGGGCTTCGACTTCTGA
- a CDS encoding mitochondrial fission ELM1 family protein has product MLKLHGDCWVITDAAAGNQRQALALAQRLEMPVRHLQLEPGAPWSWLSPRLTIGALSALSSAQRQQFAAPWPTVAIGCGRMSALYTRLLRRLGGGRCYTVQILDPRIDPTHWDTVIAPRHDRLSGPNVLQPLGSLNPVDDDWLQDGRDADPGFAELPRPRVGVLLGGPRQGVVFDDNAITRLADRLLARQRQEGGSLLVLASRRTPRSLMTLMRQRLAGMQGLVWSGQDDGSNPYPGVLGWADRLVVTPDSVNMLSEACAVGCPVQTDVVGALPAKLERFHRALRDAGRLHDLDTAVFPQVEPLRETVAIAALLRERIAARQQQG; this is encoded by the coding sequence ATGCTGAAGTTGCATGGCGACTGCTGGGTGATCACCGATGCGGCGGCAGGCAACCAGCGCCAGGCCCTCGCGCTGGCGCAGCGGCTGGAGATGCCGGTACGCCACCTGCAACTGGAGCCGGGCGCGCCCTGGTCGTGGCTGTCGCCGCGGCTCACCATCGGTGCGCTGTCCGCGCTTTCATCCGCGCAGCGGCAACAATTTGCGGCGCCATGGCCGACGGTCGCCATCGGTTGCGGCCGCATGTCGGCGCTGTATACGCGTCTGCTGCGCAGGCTGGGCGGCGGGCGTTGCTACACGGTGCAGATACTCGACCCACGCATCGACCCGACGCATTGGGACACCGTCATCGCTCCGCGCCACGATCGGCTTTCCGGTCCCAACGTGCTGCAGCCGCTGGGCTCGTTGAATCCGGTCGATGACGATTGGCTGCAGGATGGCCGCGACGCGGACCCGGGTTTTGCGGAGCTGCCGCGGCCACGCGTCGGCGTGCTGCTCGGCGGTCCCCGCCAGGGCGTGGTGTTCGACGACAACGCCATCACGCGGCTCGCCGACCGATTGCTCGCCCGCCAGCGACAGGAAGGTGGCAGCCTGCTGGTGCTCGCCTCGCGACGCACGCCGCGATCATTGATGACATTGATGCGGCAGCGCCTCGCGGGCATGCAGGGCCTGGTCTGGTCGGGCCAGGACGATGGCAGCAACCCGTATCCAGGTGTGCTGGGCTGGGCCGATCGCCTGGTGGTCACGCCCGATTCGGTGAACATGCTGTCGGAAGCCTGCGCCGTCGGCTGTCCCGTGCAGACCGACGTGGTCGGCGCCCTGCCCGCGAAGCTGGAGCGGTTTCATCGTGCGCTGCGCGATGCAGGCCGGCTGCACGATCTCGATACGGCAGTGTTTCCGCAGGTCGAACCTTTGCGCGAAACCGTCGCCATCGCCGCGCTGTTGCGCGAGCGCATCGCGGCGCGTCAGCAGCAAGGCTGA